Below is a genomic region from Gillisia sp. Hel_I_86.
AATGCGTACAATATTGGCGTGATAAATGGAATTGTTAAGCAGTTCCCGGTGAAATCCCCGATGGATATTGAAGGCTTCTTTAATGCCAAGACACATAGTTTGGGGCAAAAATCGGTAACCTTGGATGATATCGAGAAGAAATTTTTATTGGGAAATTATCCAGACGAAGCTAGATTTCATTTTGTCCTTATATGTGCCGCAAAAGGATGTCCTCCAATAATTGCTGAAGCCTATAGGCCAGAAACATTGGAAAAGCAATTGCAGCAGCAAACTGTTAAAACAATGAATTCTTCTGACTTTATAAAAGTGCAAAAGGACAAGGTGTTGTTTTCGGAATTGATGAAATGGTACGAGCAAGATTTTACTAAAGGGAATGGAAGTTTGATAGATTATGTAAACAAATACAGGAAAACAGCCATACCCGCAGGTTTGAAAATCGAATTTTATAATTATAACTGGGAATTGAATTCTTTTTGAACAACTTTTGGATATCTGTAAAGTCTCATAAAAGCATAAATAACGTTATTCTGAGACCCGTGAATTTTTTTTTATCTAGCGTAGGAAATTGACTTGGTTAAAAATTACCTCAAATGTAGCCTGTTGAAGGATCTTAGAGTAGATACCTCCTAGGTCGTGAAGACAATAAAAAAGGGATTGTCATTCTGAAGGAAACGTAGTGGACTGAAGAATCTCAATAAAACAGAAACAATGTAACCAGAGATCCCTGCTAACGTCGGGATGACAAAGTATTCAAAATACGTAAATAGTAACTCGTTTCAGAATCTCATAGCACCAAGAATCAATGTAGACTGAGACCCTGGAATAAATCACCAGTGACGGATTCGTAAAATATATCAATTTCCTATGCCATATATTTTTATTAAAAGTTTTAGGATGACCAACAATATACAGAATCATGGGCCACGAATGCACGAATTATTGGTTTTAGAAATCCTGGAAAATTATTCGTGAATTCGTGGCAATAACCAGAGAACCAATAAAACGCCGAACAATGCTGAACTGGTCTCAAAACCTTAAAAACCTGGAAATAAATTACCTTTAATAGAATTTTAAACACGTCAATTTCCTACGCTCAGGGTGACAATACAGCTATAGGATAAAAACGTAAATTCAAGAAAACTTTTAAGACCCATGCCGCAAAACTTTTCTTTTCTAATTCTCTTATTGTACGTGGTTACTTCCTGTCAAGGTCAAAAAGCGCAGGAAAAAATAAACGGAATAAGTTTAGTGGCTTCCCGAGAACCAATTTCAGCTTCCCACATTAAACCCATTTTAGATGTAAATGCCAATGCGGTGGCAGTAATGCCATTTGGATTTATGGAAAGCCTTGCCAGTCCAGATCTTAAGTTCAATACAGATCGTCAATGGCAAGGCGAACGTTTGGAAGGCGTGAGGGAAACTACACAATTACTGCATTCTCAGGGCTTAAAAGTGATGATAAAACCACAAATCTGGATTTGGAAAGGGGAATTTACCGGGAATATAAAAATGGCTTCTGAAGAAGATTGGAAGAAATTCGAATCCAACTATGAAGAATTTATAATGCTGTACGCGAAAATGGCTGCTGAAGAAAATGCAGCACTATTTTGCCTGGGCACAGAATTGTATGGATTCGCAAATGAGAGAAGGGAATTCTGGGAGCAACTAATCACCAAAGTTAGAAAGATCTATAAAGGGAAACTCACCTATGCCGAAAATTGGGACAAGGTTGAAAAAGTTAAGTTTTGGACCCAATTGGACTTTATTGGTGTTGACGCCTATTTCCCATTAAGTGAAGGAAAATCCCCAAATATTGAAGAATTAAGGGCTTCCTGGAAACCTCATAAAACTCGATTAAGAGCGCTGTCCAATAAATATGATAGAAAGGTCTTGTTTACTGAATATGGCTATAGAAACACCGATTATGCCACTAAGCAGCCTTGGGATTCCTCAAGAAAAGAAACTTCTTTGAATTACGATCTACAATCGAATGCCTTGATGGCGCTATACCGGGAATTCTGGAGGGAAGAGTGGTTCTCTGGAGGGTTTTTGTGGAAATGGTTCCATAAGCATGAACAGGCAGGAGGAATGGAAAACAATCAATTTACACCACAGAATAAACCGGCTCTAAAAGTGGTAAAAGGTTTTTATGGAGAAACGATCAGGGATTGATCCTGCGCTTATAATATTGGTGCAGTTCTTCAGGCGAAGCCCCCATTGATCTTTTTAAATAAATAGAGGAAAAGCAAAATTGCAATTTCCAAACCCCTACTTCTTCGTATTTTCTCGCGGAAGTGGTAATGAACTTTGGAATTACTTTAAATTCCTTTTGTTTATAGAGTCTGCCAATAAATTCATTGTCCTCGTAAACCACATATGTTTCATTATAACCACCCAGCTCCTCAAATAAGTTTTTCGTGATAAATAAGGATTGGTCTCCACCCCTGCAAGCTTTATGATTGAATTTCGTGAACCAGCCCATTAAATTGAGCCACCAGTGATCCATATCAAACTTCATTTGAAAACAGCCGGCTTTATTACCAGCATTTATTTCGTTCAGAATTAATTGATCAAAATTGGGTGGAGGGAAACTATCTGCATGTAAAAAATAAAGAACCTCAAATCTTGCATTTTTCGCCCCTGTGTTTATTTGTATTGCCCTTCCTTTTTCAGAAGACTTTTGTTCGTTTAAACCCCAATTATAGTCCTTGTAAGCAACTGCTATTTTTTACATTAGAATATGTATTGATGTAACCTAAGAGAGTTTTACCGTCTTCAGTAAAGTCTTTTTTACCCCAGTCGAAAATAGTCACGATATCTTTGGTCCAATTTGCGTCGATATCTTTTATGCTTTTTGTGGGATAATTGGTTAAAATGAGCGCTACCGTATACGCATTATAAATATTGAAATAATAAGCCAACTGTTCTTGAACAGACCAGTCTTTTGTTGGTTTCATTACTGAAAGTTTGGAGAGATGAGCATTCCATTGCTCCCTATCTTGCATAAAACCTTTATAATCTACAAGACCCACATTGGAAACGTGTTTTTTAAGCAAGCTGTTCCATTCGCTGTGATCTACATTTACTTCAGAATTTGCTATTGTAGAAGCTAATTCTTTTGGAGCTTCGTTAGCTGGCAAACCTTTGCTCGAAAACCCTGCCGAAGAAATTAAATTACAACTGCTTAAAAACAATGCAGCAAGTATTGCTACATATAAAGGTTGTTTTTTCATAAAGTCTTGTATATTAAACCGATTGTTCGTTTCTGTACTAGTTATTACTTTCAACTACCAAACTTCAAGTTTTTTGTCATGCTGAACTCGTTTCAGCATCCCATGAAATCAGGATTAGACCCTGAAACAAGTTACCATTGACGGATTTTTATTTATTTGTGAATCCAAGACCCTGAAACCAGTTCAGGGTGACGATGCGGAACTGTCGTCATGCTGAACTTGTTTCAGCATCCCATCAGCTTATATAAAAATACGTCCGTTTCCTACGCTATATATTTTTTTTATTACGGGTCTCAGGGTGACGAGATGACCAATGTTGTTTTTATTCAGGCATTTCGATAAGCTTAGTATAACAAGAATAATAAAATGTCATTCCACCTTGAAAGCTTTCGGGAAGAGGAATATATTTAAAACCAAAGATTCTTCACTCCAATTCATTGTGTTCAGAATGATAATTAATAGAGTGATGTCAGCCCGACGTCTGGAGGGATCTCCGGTAAGGATAATTATATTCCATAGAGATTCTTCAATCCACTTCGTTCCTTTCAGAATAACAAAAAAAGGATGGCAAACTATTCTAACAACATCCGCCCCCATCATAGTGGAAGGTGGACTCGCTAAAGTAAATGTCTTTTCTCCCCAGCTCTTGTAACTGGGCAGCGGTTTTATCGCAAATTGCCAAAGGCTGGTTTTTAAGCAAGACATGCCCCTTTTTATCATCAAAAAAAGGTTGATCCCCATAATAGATCGCGGCTTTTCCGGTAAAAATACATGGCCCGTCTTCCGGCATGGGATCTTTAATGGCTGCAACTTCAATGGATTCTATATAGATCAATTCTTCTGTTGGATAATTTTTGGGATCTAAAATCCTGTATGGTTTACGAGCCCTAATTTCTATGGTTCCAAAACCAGCATCGGTAAGTGCTTTTACATATTCGGCAATTGGTAAGCTTCCGCTTAAACATAAGGCCCTCAACCTGTCGTCGTTTCTTAATTCCTCGTTCATCGGTTGCTCGCAGGTAGGGTCGCTCATTACCAATTTCCCATGTGGCTTCAATACCCGGTACATTTCCTCAATAGCGTTTTTAAGATCTTCAGCCTTAAAAATATTGAACAAACAGTTTTGCGCCGCAACATCCACCGTATTGTCTTCCACAGGTAAATTAAGGGCATCTCCTTTTTTAAGCGTTACAAATTCACTTTTAAACCAAGGGTTAACAGCTTCGGCTTCTATAAAGTTTTTGCGGGAAGCTTCCAACATTTCATCTACCATATCGATCCCAATAACTCCGCCTTTTTCACGGTTGAAATATGCGAATTGAAGCAGTTCCATCCCGCCGCCAACACCTACATAAAGCATTTTTGGATTGTTGGAAAGATCCCTGGCGTGCACGGTACTGCCACAGCCATAGTTCATCTCCTGCATGATCTTGGGAATTTTAAGACCGGGCAATTCCCAAATTGGATTGGTCGTGCAGCACAACCCAACATCCGGGGTTAGGGCTGCATCTTTATAAACATCGTAGGTAGTATCGAGATAACTCATTTTTCTTTTTATTAGGGTGGCTCTATGTGCTAAGTAGAACTAAACGTAAAATAATTACAACACTTAGATAATTTTAATCAATTCTTTGAACAACAAGATCATATCTGGTTCTGCTTTTTCGGCCATTGCGATGATCTCACTTATATCTACGGGCTTTAGGTCGTCCGGGTTTCCTTCATCTGTAATTACTGAAATAGCGGATACTGGAAGGTTTAAATGCTTTGCCACAATTACTTCTGGTATCGTGCTCATTCCCACGGCATCGGCTCCAATTATCCTTAGGTAACGGTATTCTGCCCTGGTTTCCAGTTGTGGACCAAGCACTGAAGCATACACGCCTTTATTCAATTTAATGGAATGCTCTTTCGCAATTTTTTCCAATGCCGAGTTCATTTCAAGGTCATAGGGATCACACATATCTATAAAACGTTCCCCTAGTTTTTCTACGCCTTTAAATGCCAACGGAGAGCCACCCAGCAAATTAATATGATCCACTATCAACATAAGTTCTCCATTTTTAAAGTCGAGGTTTGTAGCGCCTGCCGCATTGGAAACCAATAATTTTCGGATCCCTAGTTCTTTCATGACCCTTACCGGATATGTTACCTCTTCTGGGGCATAGCCTTCATATAGGTGAAACCGGCCTTGCATTACAATTACCTTCTTCCCTTCCAAGTTTCCGAAGATCAATTTTCCTTTATGGAATTCTACGGTGGCGGTTGGAAAATGAGGGATCTCATTGTAGCTAACTTCAGCCAAAACCTCTATCTCACTAGGGAAGTTACTTAATCCGGTTCCTAAAATCACCCCTATTTCGGGAGCATTAAAACCTTTGTCTTTTAAATAATTTGAAGTTTCTTGTATTTTATTTATCATATTCTATAGAAAAAATTGTTGAAAAGCTTTGTGTTCTTTGATGTCGCTATAATAGTCCACATCATTTTTTACCTCTAAAATAGCTATATTTTCTCGATCTATATCTTGTAGCGTAGCTTTTAATACGCTTTGGGTTCCCCATTCCTTATTTGCAAATATAGCAGGCTCCAATTTACGCATTCCCAATAAATAATAACCACCATCTTCTGCCGGTCCTATCACAAAATCTTTAGCATCCAGTTCTTTAAATGCATCCATTAATTCTTTGGAATTGATATCGTACATGTCGCTTCCAATAATTATAATATTGGAATAGCCATTTTTAAACCCTTCGATAAATGCATTTTTCATTCTATCTCCAAGATCTTCTCCTACTTGTTGCTTTTTTTGGTATATGGAGGCATCCCAAATATCGTTTTCACGGATTGTTTCTGAATAATGAACTTCCTTGGTAATTGGCAGCGATGAAGTAACTGCAACCGTATGATCCAATAGGAATTTATAAATATCCAATGCGGTTTGATCTCCAAGATCTTTGGCCAGTCTGGTTTTAACTTTGCCCAGCTCAGGATTTCGGGTAAAAATGAGAAGTAAATTTCTTGGTTTCAATTTTATAAAATTTTAAAGAATTAATGTAGAGCCGCTTTCTTGAAATATAGTTGTTTCGTCACCCTGAGACCTGTGATAAAAAAAATTATCTAGCGTAGGGAATTGACGTCCTTTTCATATAAGCTTATGAGATGCTGAAACAAGTTCAGCATGACGACAATTCCGCATCGTCACCCTGAACTGGTTTCAGGGTCTTGGATTCACAAATAAATAAAAATCCGTCAATGGTAGTTTATTTCAGGGTCTAATTTGTTGTATTGGTTATTAGTGTTGAGAGATTCTGAAACAAGTTCAGAATGACGTTCTTTATCATTTGTAAACCTTTTCGCCTTTGGTTAAATATTTTGACCAATGCTTCGAAAAAGCATGGACCTTTTGGGTTTCTTTATTGGAAGCATCGTATACGCTATAGCCTTTGTTCTTCCATTCAAAAATTCCGCCGTAGAGATTCTGTATGTTGGTGTATCCTGCGTGCTTCAGTTTTTCTGAAATATTCCCGGAGCGTATCCCCAAAGAGCAATACACCACTATTGCAGCGTTTTTATCCTTGATTTTTGAAGTAACATTAGCTACCGAAAAATTATGGTATCCCACAAAAATGGAATTTTTAAGGTGGCTCACTTCAAACTCTTCCATTTCCCGGGAATCCAAAATATAAACTTCTTCATTTTCACTTTGCATTTTTAATCCTTCCACAGAAATATAAGGAATACTGTGGGAGTTATATTTAGATAATAATTTATCCAAAGGTTCTTGGGCCACAAGGGAGCTTAGGTTAAAAAGAAAAAATAGTAAAAAAGTGTGCTTTAGGCTCATTTAACTTGAGATTATGCTACTGTTCCTTGGCAACTACTTCCCGCACCTGCCGTACAACCATAACAATGTTGGGAAACAATGATTTTTCTATCATTTAACAGGTCTTCATTATAGTTGCTAATATGTTGAACTTTACTCGCGACTTTTAGATCCAGCATCTGGTTGAAATCACAATCGTACAACCATCCATCCCAACTAATGGAAATGGTATTGGTGCACATTACGTTTTCCACAGCGGTAGGATTGTAGGCTTCAACAAGGGCATACATATAATCTTCATAATTTTCTGAAGCAATTAGATATTCCAAGAACCTGCTTATAGGAAGGTTTGTAATTGCAAATAAACTATTGAAATCTATATTAAAATCCTCTTTTAACGCCACTTTAAAATCTTGCTCCAAGGCTTGTTGATTTGTGGGAAGAAAAGCACCTGATGGGTTGTAGACCAAGTCCAACTTTAAGCCGGTCCCTTCTTGAGCATATCCAACAGCGTTAAGCATTTGCAGTGCTTTAATGGATTTATCGAAAACACCATTACCCCGTTGTTTATCTGTTTTTTCCCTTTTATAAAAAGGAAGGGAAGACGCAACATGGATTCTATGTTTTTTGAAAAATTCTGGGAGATCATGATATTTCTTGTTCGCTAAAATAATGGTAAGGTTGGAGCGCACAATAAAATCCTTGATCCCGGCTTTTGACGCTTCTTCTACGAACCAACGAAAATTCGGGTTCATCTCTGGAGCTCCACCTGTAAGATCTAAAGTGTGGGCGCCGGTATTTCTAATTACTTCAAGGCATTGTTCCATGGTTTCCATGGTCATGATCTCTTTACGATCGGGGCCTGCATCTACATGGCAGTGGGAACATACTTGATTGCACATATACCCTAAATTCAATTGGAGAATTTCGAGTTTTTTAGGTTTTAAGGGGAAATGATCTGTTTCGGCGATTTTATCTTTAAACAAGGGTAATTTCCCCTTTTTGAAGATCCCATTGCTCAAAAATTCCAATTGGTTGGCGGGGCTCGAAAGATCGTCTTTTCTTGCTGCCAATGATTTTAATAAAGCCATATGTTTTTTTAATCCCTCATTGAGGGTTTAATTCCCGAGGCTTGCCTCGAATTTTTAAAAATATTTTCCAATATATACCTCGTGGGCTTGCCCCGAGGTTCTTGATTTCAGTATTATAAAAAAGTAAACTGGTAAAATTAATTAATATGCTGTACGCTCAGCATATTACATGCTTAGTTTATCATATTTATTCATCATTTGCACTCCGTGCACTAGGGTAGCACCACTTTTAATTGCAGCCCCAACGTGTACAGCTTCCATCATTTCTTCTTTATCTATCCCTTTTTGCAGTCCATCCTTGGTGTATGCATCTATACAATAAGGACATTGTACCACATGGGAAACTGCCAATGCGATTAGAGACTTTTCACGTGCGGAAAGCGCGCCTTCTTCAAAAACTTTTCCATAATAATCGAAAAATTTGGAGCCCAATTCTTCGTTCCATTCGGTAATATTTCCAAATTTTCTTAAATCGGCGGGGTCATAATAGGTTTTAGACATAATTATCTTTTATAGCATGTTTCTTTTATCGTAAAATCTACGAAATACTTACGTGTTTAAAGCAATTTTGGTTTTAAGGAAATGGGATTGGGATTTTATGGCTGCCCTAATCATTATAATTAATCGTGAAATAACCGTTATGGCAATTTTTAAACTGAATTAATTTGAAGCCTCTGTTTGTCCAATCATTTATAAAAGGGATTTCGCTTAAAACTTGCGCAACAAGATATCTAAAAAAATAGAGTATAAAAATATTTGGGAAAATAAGATTGCGAACCCATTAGGGCTGGTAATAAACATCGAATGGCGGGAAAAGATTTAGTTATTTTTACGAATAAAGAAAATTGTAAGAAAAACCACAAGCAAAATTTCCATAGCCAATAAAATAAGTATAACATCCATAGCAGCAATTTTAACTTAAAAGTTTCGCGGGGAGCTAAATAGAATCTTTTAGAGAAAACAAATTTGATGATATTTTGGCAAAAATAGTACCGTTATTAAAGAAATCCTTAACACGAATACGACGATTCTTAACTAAAATTAACAACTTAGTGTTTTAGACTAATAATTATTTCAATAACGTTATACGCATTTATGTTGCGGTTATTTACTATTATGATTGTATTATCTGTTTGGTTAACTTATTTTTGGTAGTGTTTTAAAGACTTGATTTCCCGGCAGGAAAGTTAAAGTTTATGTAAAACTAGTTTTGAAGCTTATAACAGAAATTTTGTTTATGAAAATTGCAGTTAAGACATTGCCCGTTAATGAAATTATTCAGGATATTTCAGAATATTTAAACGTACCTCTTGATAATGATGGCGGAGAACAAATATTAAAAATCCCAAATGAATTGGGGGAAGGAACTATAAATGCTTCGAATTTTGATTCTGGGATTGGGGTGATCTCCTATAATTGCAAATTTTATGAGGATGTGGAAATTCATTTTACTTTAAATAGTATTCATCCTTTAAAATTCATTTTTTGTTCTGAAGGATCTGTTTCACACTCTTTTCAGGATTCTGAAGAAATGAATAAAATTGAAGCTTATCAAAATATTGTAGTTTCCAGTAGTGGTTATAATGGCCATGTACTATACTTTAAAGCAAATGTGCAAACCCATGTTTCTAGCTTGGAAATAATTCGCGCTACTTTTTCTCACAGATCAAACTATAATTTTCAGGACCTGGACGATACTTTAAAGGCCCTTTTTAAAGATGAGGTTTCTAAAAATCAATTTTTCTACCAAGGGAATTATAGCATGAAGGCAGCCGATTTAATGGATGAAATGAACAATAAGGAGCACACAGGATTTTTAAGGTCCCTTTTCTTAGAAGGCAAGTCCTTCCAGATGCTGGTGGTTCAAATTGCGCAATATCAAGATGATGAGGCTGAAGACAAACTGCCTAAAATATTAAGAAAATCCGATATTCAAAAGGTAGATTATGTTGCCAAAAGAATTGCAGGGGATTTAAGCAGTAATTTAACGGTGGAGAATTTGGCTAAGGAAGCGGGTACCAATGTTAACAAACTTCAAGAAGGTTTTAAGTATGTGTACGAGCTAACCGTGAATAAATATATTCAAAATATTAAGTTGGAAGCAGCTAAAGACATGTTGATGAATTCTGACAAAAATATTTCAGAGATTGTGCTTGCCATTGGGTTAAATAATAGAAGTTATTTTTCTAAGATCTTTAAAGAAAAGTATGGAGTAAACCCTAAATATTTCTTGAAATCCTTAAAAAGTGATGCCTAAATAGGCCAGGTTGGGAAGGCACATGTCTATTAATCAATTATAATTAACATTTTTACACTTAAATTATATATATTTAATATATAATTAACAATTATATGCCCAAATCATATATTTAAAAATAAATAAACTTCAACCTATATCTCCCCCAAAATGAGCCGTAAAAAAGGTTCTAAATTACCCAAAAACCCTCTTTTTTCACGTCCAATTTGGGCAGGAATATTTTCGTTTGTATTTCTTTTTTTAGTGGGATCCTATCTGCTTTATCAGAGATATCAAATCATTAAAGAGACCGAAGAACGGGGGATGGTAAATGTAATCAACCTTTTAGAGCAGAACCTCAATAGTTCATTAAAGGATAGTTATTCTGTTGCCCTAAGTATGGGCCTATTAATAGATGATAAAGGCAATATCACAAATTTTGAAGAAAACGTTCCGCTTTTATTGGAACAACATCCCGTAATAGATGCCGTACAATTAGTTCCTGGCGGTGTAATACAAAAAGTATATCCTTATAAAAGGAACAAGGCGGTTTTAGGCTATGATATTTTACAGGATCCTAAAACACGGAATGAGGCGCTTAAGGCGATAGAGGCTAGAAAAATGTATTTTGCTGGTCCTTTAGATTTAAAACAAGGGGGTACTGCGGTTATTGGTCGACTTCCGGTTTTTAAAAATAGTAAATTTTGGGGTTTTTCTGCGGTAATTATAAAACTTGAAAGTTTATTGGAACAAGCTCAACTGGAAAAGCTGGCGGGGGATAAATACTTGTTTCAATTCTCCAAAATTGATCCTGAAACCAAAAAAGAACAATTTTTCCTTAAGAACGATCTGGATATAGAATATAACATTGCAGAAACCATTGTTCTACCAGATGGGGATTGGAAATTTTATATAGCACTCAATAATCCTAAAGAAGCATTTTATGAGTTGATCCCACTTACTTTTTTTATACTTCTAATTGCAACTTGGTTAAGTTGGATGGTTGTTCTTTTATTTAAACAACCTGCCAGACTTCAAGCTTTGGTAAATTCTCAGGCCAGCGAATTGGCTACGAGCGAATTAAAATTCCGAAGTATTTTCAGCCAAGCCGCCATTGGGATGGTGCGCGTGGAAACAGCCACTGGCAAATTTTTGGAAACCAATAAGCGATTTGAAGAACTTTCGGGCTATACCCATGCAGAATTGAGGAACATGAATTTTAAAGATATTTCAGATCCCTCTGAAATTGATGAAAATATTTCTTTAATGCAACAGCTTCTAAATGGGAAGCTTCGTGAGTATAGTTTGAAAAAACGTTTAATTCAGAAAAACGGAAATTTTTTGTGGATCAACCTTTCTGTTTCCCCATTGTGGAAAAAAGGATCTACAACTACTGCCCATATTGCGCTTATTGAAGATATTACAGAAACGGTTTTAGCACAGGAAGAACTCACGCACAAAGAAAAAAGATATCGTGCACTTGTAGAAAATGGAGCAGAAGTGTTGACCATTTTTTCTAAAGAAGGAAAGGCGATTTATACTTCTCCATCCAGTGAAAAGCTTTCGGGGTATTCTGAAGCTGAAATTAAATCCCTTAATTTAGGATCATTGGTTCACCCGGAAGATTTTAAGGTTTTTCAGCAACAAATACATACAGCTATTCAAAATCCCAAGCAGCCTATTGTGGGCAATCCGGTAAGGTTGATCAATAAGATGGGGGAATGGCGCTGGGCCGAATCTACCATAACAAGTTTATTGGAGGATCCCAACATTAATGGAATTGTGGGAAACTTTAGGGATGTGAGCGAGAAAAAAGAGGCGGAGATCAATTTAAATAAATCCTATCAAATGGTAATGGAACAAAATAGGAGGCTCTTGAATTTTTCCTACATAGTGTCCCACAATTTAAGGTCGCACTCCAGCAATATTCAGGCAATTTTAAGCCTATATAACACTACAGATATTGAAGACGAAAAGAGCAATTATATAGAGTTGCTTTCTAAAGTTGGAAATGCATTGAACCTAACTTTGGATGATCTTAATGAAGTGGTTTCCATAGGGACAAATTTGGATTTAAAAGTGGAACCTTTAAATGTCAATGTCTTTTTAGATAAAACGATAGAATTGTTGGAAGTACAGATTAACAGGAAAGCTGCTATTATTAGAAGGGATGTCCCAGATGAAATGGTGATAGATTTTAATCCCGCATATTTAGAAAGTGTGCTCTTGAACTTTCTTACCAATGCACTTAGGTTTAGAGAACCTGAAAGAAAATTGGAAATATCAATTAAAGGAACACGAGAAAATGGGGCATGGATCCTCTTTGTCAAGGATAATGGGATAGGTATAGATATGGAGTGCCATGGAGATAAGCTTTTTGGGCTGTACAAAACTTTTACAACTGCTCCCAACTCTCGCGGAATAGGTTTG
It encodes:
- a CDS encoding PAS domain S-box protein, which produces MSRKKGSKLPKNPLFSRPIWAGIFSFVFLFLVGSYLLYQRYQIIKETEERGMVNVINLLEQNLNSSLKDSYSVALSMGLLIDDKGNITNFEENVPLLLEQHPVIDAVQLVPGGVIQKVYPYKRNKAVLGYDILQDPKTRNEALKAIEARKMYFAGPLDLKQGGTAVIGRLPVFKNSKFWGFSAVIIKLESLLEQAQLEKLAGDKYLFQFSKIDPETKKEQFFLKNDLDIEYNIAETIVLPDGDWKFYIALNNPKEAFYELIPLTFFILLIATWLSWMVVLLFKQPARLQALVNSQASELATSELKFRSIFSQAAIGMVRVETATGKFLETNKRFEELSGYTHAELRNMNFKDISDPSEIDENISLMQQLLNGKLREYSLKKRLIQKNGNFLWINLSVSPLWKKGSTTTAHIALIEDITETVLAQEELTHKEKRYRALVENGAEVLTIFSKEGKAIYTSPSSEKLSGYSEAEIKSLNLGSLVHPEDFKVFQQQIHTAIQNPKQPIVGNPVRLINKMGEWRWAESTITSLLEDPNINGIVGNFRDVSEKKEAEINLNKSYQMVMEQNRRLLNFSYIVSHNLRSHSSNIQAILSLYNTTDIEDEKSNYIELLSKVGNALNLTLDDLNEVVSIGTNLDLKVEPLNVNVFLDKTIELLEVQINRKAAIIRRDVPDEMVIDFNPAYLESVLLNFLTNALRFREPERKLEISIKGTRENGAWILFVKDNGIGIDMECHGDKLFGLYKTFTTAPNSRGIGLFITRNQINAMGGEIFVESKVGVGTTFKVCFK